One window of the Nicotiana tabacum cultivar K326 chromosome 4, ASM71507v2, whole genome shotgun sequence genome contains the following:
- the LOC107788601 gene encoding cytochrome P450 71A3-like isoform X2 yields the protein MDLPFYTLIISLLVFIFFLHQRFFTTSNTQNKLPPSPRKLPIIGNLHQLGSHPHRSLHKLSEKHGPVMLLHFGSKPVVVASCAAAARNIMKTHDLVWSSRPKSSIADRLFYGSKDIAFSPYGEYWRQVRSVTVLHLLSNKRVRSFRYVREEEISNMIENIKQECEYSSSVIDLRDLFCSLTNNIISRVALGRKYNEGESGINAKATLDGFVNLLGTFNVGEYIPWLEWLNKISGLDTEVEKTAKELDTFLESVIEEHIRKGEYRSGEAKDFVDVLLEIQNADETGYPLQRDSLKAILLDTFAAGTDTTYTTLEWIMTELLTHPSAMEKLQNEVRQLAQGKSEITEDDLGNMQYLKAVIKETLRLHPPVPLLIPRESLEDVKLLGYHIPAKTQVIVNAWAIGRDPLSWENPEKYRPERFFLSSDIDVKGLNFELIPFGAGRRGCPGIAFGIIVNELALARLVHKFNFALPQGIKGN from the exons ATGGATCTCCCCTTTTACACTCTTATAATTTCTCTGCTTGTTTTCATTTTCTTCCTCCATCAACGGTTCTTTACTACTTCAAACACCCAAAATAAGTTACCACCATCTCCAAGAAAGCTTCCAATAATAGGAAATTTGCACCAACTTGGGTCACATCCTCATCGTTCTCTCCATAAACTATCAGAAAAACATGGTCCAGTAATGCTACTTCACTTTGGCAGTAAGCCAGTGGTCGTTGCTTCctgtgctgctgctgctcgtaaTATCATGAAAACCCATGATCTCGTCTGGTCAAGCAGACCTAAATCCAGCATTGCTGATAGACTATTTTATGGCTCCAAAGATATAGCCTTCAGTCCTTATGGTGAATATTGGAGGCAAGTAAGAAGTGTTACTGTGCTTCATCTTCTTAGCAACAAAAGAGTCCGATCTTTTCGTTATGTCAGAGAAGAAGAAATATCGAAcatgattgaaaatatcaaacaagagTGTGAATATTCGAGTTCGGTGATAGATTTGAGAGATCTTTTCTGTTCTCTGACTAATAACATTATTAGCAGAGTGGCCTTAGGGAGGAAATATAATGAAGGGGAAAGTGGAATAAATGCTAAAGCCACCTTAGATGGATTTGTGAACCTTTTAGGTACATTCAACGTTGGGGAATATATTCCATGGCTTGAATGGCTCAATAAAATTAGTGGTCTTGACACTGAAGTGGAGAAAACAGCAAAAGAGTTGGACACATTTTTGGAGAGTGTGATTGAAGAACATATCAGAAAAGGAGAATACCGCTCGGGGGAAGCTAAAGACTTCGTGGACGTTTTGTTGGAAATTCAGAATGCAGATGAAACAGGCTATCCTCTTCAAAGGGATTCATTGAAAGCTATTCTCTTG GATACATTTGCTGCTGGTACGGATACAACTTATACAACTCTGGAGTGGATAATGACAGAGCTTTTGACGCATCCGAGTGCCATGGAAAAATTACAGAATGAAGTGCGACAATTAGCCCAAGGGAAATCAGAGATAACAGAGGACGACTTAGGAAATATGCAGTATCTGAAAGCAGTGATCAAAGAAACTCTCAGACTTCATCCACCGGTTCCACTGCTAATCCCTCGAGAATCATTGGAAGACGTAAAATTACTAGGCTATCATATCCCTGCTAAAACTCAAGTCATTGTTAATGCTTGGGCAATCGGAAGAGACCCATTGTCGTGGGAAAATCCAGAGAAGTACCGGCCAGAGAGATTTTTTTTAAGTAGTGATATTGATGTCAAAGGACTAAACTTTGAGTTGATTCCCTTTGGTGCAGGCAGGAGGGGCTGTCCAGGAATTGCTTTTGGTATTATTGTAAATGAGCTAGCATTAGCAAGGCTTGTGCACAAGTTCAATTTTGCATTACCACAAGGGATAAAAG GAAATTAG
- the LOC107788601 gene encoding cytochrome P450 71A3-like isoform X1 translates to MDLPFYTLIISLLVFIFFLHQRFFTTSNTQNKLPPSPRKLPIIGNLHQLGSHPHRSLHKLSEKHGPVMLLHFGSKPVVVASCAAAARNIMKTHDLVWSSRPKSSIADRLFYGSKDIAFSPYGEYWRQVRSVTVLHLLSNKRVRSFRYVREEEISNMIENIKQECEYSSSVIDLRDLFCSLTNNIISRVALGRKYNEGESGINAKATLDGFVNLLGTFNVGEYIPWLEWLNKISGLDTEVEKTAKELDTFLESVIEEHIRKGEYRSGEAKDFVDVLLEIQNADETGYPLQRDSLKAILLDTFAAGTDTTYTTLEWIMTELLTHPSAMEKLQNEVRQLAQGKSEITEDDLGNMQYLKAVIKETLRLHPPVPLLIPRESLEDVKLLGYHIPAKTQVIVNAWAIGRDPLSWENPEKYRPERFFLSSDIDVKGLNFELIPFGAGRRGCPGIAFGIIVNELALARLVHKFNFALPQGIKGGDLDMTEGTGITVRRKSPLLAVATPYSRN, encoded by the exons ATGGATCTCCCCTTTTACACTCTTATAATTTCTCTGCTTGTTTTCATTTTCTTCCTCCATCAACGGTTCTTTACTACTTCAAACACCCAAAATAAGTTACCACCATCTCCAAGAAAGCTTCCAATAATAGGAAATTTGCACCAACTTGGGTCACATCCTCATCGTTCTCTCCATAAACTATCAGAAAAACATGGTCCAGTAATGCTACTTCACTTTGGCAGTAAGCCAGTGGTCGTTGCTTCctgtgctgctgctgctcgtaaTATCATGAAAACCCATGATCTCGTCTGGTCAAGCAGACCTAAATCCAGCATTGCTGATAGACTATTTTATGGCTCCAAAGATATAGCCTTCAGTCCTTATGGTGAATATTGGAGGCAAGTAAGAAGTGTTACTGTGCTTCATCTTCTTAGCAACAAAAGAGTCCGATCTTTTCGTTATGTCAGAGAAGAAGAAATATCGAAcatgattgaaaatatcaaacaagagTGTGAATATTCGAGTTCGGTGATAGATTTGAGAGATCTTTTCTGTTCTCTGACTAATAACATTATTAGCAGAGTGGCCTTAGGGAGGAAATATAATGAAGGGGAAAGTGGAATAAATGCTAAAGCCACCTTAGATGGATTTGTGAACCTTTTAGGTACATTCAACGTTGGGGAATATATTCCATGGCTTGAATGGCTCAATAAAATTAGTGGTCTTGACACTGAAGTGGAGAAAACAGCAAAAGAGTTGGACACATTTTTGGAGAGTGTGATTGAAGAACATATCAGAAAAGGAGAATACCGCTCGGGGGAAGCTAAAGACTTCGTGGACGTTTTGTTGGAAATTCAGAATGCAGATGAAACAGGCTATCCTCTTCAAAGGGATTCATTGAAAGCTATTCTCTTG GATACATTTGCTGCTGGTACGGATACAACTTATACAACTCTGGAGTGGATAATGACAGAGCTTTTGACGCATCCGAGTGCCATGGAAAAATTACAGAATGAAGTGCGACAATTAGCCCAAGGGAAATCAGAGATAACAGAGGACGACTTAGGAAATATGCAGTATCTGAAAGCAGTGATCAAAGAAACTCTCAGACTTCATCCACCGGTTCCACTGCTAATCCCTCGAGAATCATTGGAAGACGTAAAATTACTAGGCTATCATATCCCTGCTAAAACTCAAGTCATTGTTAATGCTTGGGCAATCGGAAGAGACCCATTGTCGTGGGAAAATCCAGAGAAGTACCGGCCAGAGAGATTTTTTTTAAGTAGTGATATTGATGTCAAAGGACTAAACTTTGAGTTGATTCCCTTTGGTGCAGGCAGGAGGGGCTGTCCAGGAATTGCTTTTGGTATTATTGTAAATGAGCTAGCATTAGCAAGGCTTGTGCACAAGTTCAATTTTGCATTACCACAAGGGATAAAAGGTGGGGATTTGGATATGACTGAAGGCACTGGCATCACTGTTCGTAGGAAATCACCTTTGCTAGCAGTGGCCACTCCTTACTCTA GAAATTAG
- the LOC107788601 gene encoding cytochrome P450 71A3-like isoform X3, whose translation MDLPFYTLIISLLVFIFFLHQRFFTTSNTQNKLPPSPRKLPIIGNLHQLGSHPHRSLHKLSEKHGPVMLLHFGSKPVVVASCAAAARNIMKTHDLVWSSRPKSSIADRLFYGSKDIAFSPYGEYWRQVRSVTVLHLLSNKRVRSFRYVREEEISNMIENIKQECEYSSSVIDLRDLFCSLTNNIISRVALGRKYNEGESGINAKATLDGFVNLLGTFNVGEYIPWLEWLNKISGLDTEVEKTAKELDTFLESVIEEHIRKGEYRSGEAKDFVDVLLEIQNADETGYPLQRDSLKAILLDTFAAGTDTTYTTLEWIMTELLTHPSAMEKLQNEVRQLAQGKSEITEDDLGNMQYLKAVIKETLRLHPPVPLLIPRESLEDVKLLGYHIPAKTQVIVNAWAIGRDPLSWENPEKQEGLSRNCFWYYCK comes from the exons ATGGATCTCCCCTTTTACACTCTTATAATTTCTCTGCTTGTTTTCATTTTCTTCCTCCATCAACGGTTCTTTACTACTTCAAACACCCAAAATAAGTTACCACCATCTCCAAGAAAGCTTCCAATAATAGGAAATTTGCACCAACTTGGGTCACATCCTCATCGTTCTCTCCATAAACTATCAGAAAAACATGGTCCAGTAATGCTACTTCACTTTGGCAGTAAGCCAGTGGTCGTTGCTTCctgtgctgctgctgctcgtaaTATCATGAAAACCCATGATCTCGTCTGGTCAAGCAGACCTAAATCCAGCATTGCTGATAGACTATTTTATGGCTCCAAAGATATAGCCTTCAGTCCTTATGGTGAATATTGGAGGCAAGTAAGAAGTGTTACTGTGCTTCATCTTCTTAGCAACAAAAGAGTCCGATCTTTTCGTTATGTCAGAGAAGAAGAAATATCGAAcatgattgaaaatatcaaacaagagTGTGAATATTCGAGTTCGGTGATAGATTTGAGAGATCTTTTCTGTTCTCTGACTAATAACATTATTAGCAGAGTGGCCTTAGGGAGGAAATATAATGAAGGGGAAAGTGGAATAAATGCTAAAGCCACCTTAGATGGATTTGTGAACCTTTTAGGTACATTCAACGTTGGGGAATATATTCCATGGCTTGAATGGCTCAATAAAATTAGTGGTCTTGACACTGAAGTGGAGAAAACAGCAAAAGAGTTGGACACATTTTTGGAGAGTGTGATTGAAGAACATATCAGAAAAGGAGAATACCGCTCGGGGGAAGCTAAAGACTTCGTGGACGTTTTGTTGGAAATTCAGAATGCAGATGAAACAGGCTATCCTCTTCAAAGGGATTCATTGAAAGCTATTCTCTTG GATACATTTGCTGCTGGTACGGATACAACTTATACAACTCTGGAGTGGATAATGACAGAGCTTTTGACGCATCCGAGTGCCATGGAAAAATTACAGAATGAAGTGCGACAATTAGCCCAAGGGAAATCAGAGATAACAGAGGACGACTTAGGAAATATGCAGTATCTGAAAGCAGTGATCAAAGAAACTCTCAGACTTCATCCACCGGTTCCACTGCTAATCCCTCGAGAATCATTGGAAGACGTAAAATTACTAGGCTATCATATCCCTGCTAAAACTCAAGTCATTGTTAATGCTTGGGCAATCGGAAGAGACCCATTGTCGTGGGAAAATCCAGAGAA GCAGGAGGGGCTGTCCAGGAATTGCTTTTGGTATTATTGTAAATGA
- the LOC107788598 gene encoding cytochrome P450 736A117-like, protein MYTIFSLLLKFRFVSPSVLVFETKHINNMFSSLQWLESLSFHPFLSSFLALSLISFLVWWLLMTKTKTKNLPPSPPKLPFIGHLHKLGLYPHHSLHKLAQQYGPLMFLKLGSVNTLVVSSAEAASEIMKTHDLIFCDRPKSNINKKLLYDFKDVSVAPYGEYWRQMRSICVLQLLSNKRVQSFRVVREEEAALLLKKIREYCSPEAVNLSELFMTLTNDIVSRAAFGRKYSGGESGEKFRKLMKTFVGILGGFDFGTFLPSLAWVDRVSGLEAKVERVAKEMDEFLEGVVEEHLDNHKRVTNLLGRRVENEGREDFVDVLLGIYKQNMADFSIDRDSIKALIVDIFAGGTDTTYTLLEWTMTELLSHPNAMNKLQDEVREIGKGKKELVCGDYLDKMHYLKAVIKETLRLHPPIPLLVPRQARQDVKVMGYDIKAGTMVITNGWAIGRDPAIWDDAEEFKPERFLNSSIDFKGHDFGLIPFGAGRRGCPGISFAMATNELVLANVVKNFNWELPKGQDLDMTECTGLTTHRKVPLLAVATPNVIQE, encoded by the exons ATGTACACTATTTTTAGTCTTCTTCTGAAATTCAGATTTGTATCTCCTTCTGTTCTTGTGTTTGAAACTAAGCACATAAACAATATGTTCAGCTCCTTGCAATGGCTAGAGTCATTGTCCTTCCATCCATTTTTGTCCTCTTTTTTAGCCCTTTCACTCATTTCCTTCCTTGTTTGGTGGCTCCTCATGACTAAAACTAAAACCAAAAATCTTCCCCCTTCTCCCCCAAAATTACCATTTATTGGTCACTTGCACAAACTAGGCTTGTATCCTCATCACTCTCTACACAAGTTAGCTCAACAATATGGACCCTTAATGTTTCTTAAACTGGGAAGTGTGAATACTCTTGTTGTTTCCTCAGCTGAGGCAGCTTCCGAAATAATGAAAACTCATGACCTTATTTTCTGTGACAGGCCTAAATCCAACATCAACAAGAAACTTCTTTACGACTTTAAGGATGTTTCTGTCGCGCCTTATGGCGAGTACTGGAGACAAATGAGAAGCATATGTGTCCTTCAGTTGCTTAGCAACAAAAGAGTTCAATCTTTTCGCGTTGTAAGGGAAGAAGAGGCTGCCCTGTTACTCAAGAAAATCAGGGAGTACTGTTCTCCAGAGGCAGTGAATTTGAGTGAATTGTTTATGACACTTACAAATGATATAGTGAGTAGAGCAGCTTTTGGGAGGAAATATAGTGGAGGGGAGAGTGGAGAGAAGTTTAGGAAGCTAATGAAGACATTTGTGGGAATATTAGGTGGATTTGATTTTGGGACATTTCTGCCTTCACTTGCATGGGTTGATAGAGTAAGTGGTTTAGAAGCAAAAGTGGAGAGAGTTGCAAAGGAGATGGATGAGTTTCTTGAGGGAGTAGTGGAAGAACATTTAGATAATCATAAAAGGGTAACTAACTTATTGGGTAGAAGAGTGGAGAATGAAGGCAGAGAGGATTTTGTTGATGTTTTGCTTGGGATTTACAAGCAAAACATGGCTGACTTTTCAATTGACAGAGATAGTATCAAAGCTCTCATTGTG GACATCTTTGCGGGAGGAACTGATACAACTTACACTCTGTTGGAATGGACGATGACAGAGCTTCTAAGTCATCCTAATGCCATGAACAAACTCCAGGATGAAGTGAGAGAAATAGGTAAAGGGAAGAAAGAATTAGTGTGTGGGGATTACTTAGACAAAATGCATTACTTAAAAGCAGTTATTAAAGAAACACTGCGCTTACATCCTCCGATTCCTCTGTTAGTTCCTCGACAAGCAAGACAAGATGTTAAAGTAATGGGCTATGATATTAAAGCTGGAACTATGGTTATAACTAATGGTTGGGCTATAGGGAGAGACCCTGCAATTTGGGATGATGCGGAGGAATTTAAGCCAGAGAGATTCTTGAATTCGTCGATAGACTTTAAAGGGCATGATTTTGGATTGATACCATTTGGAGCAGGAAGAAGGGGATGTCCTGGGATTTCATTTGCGATGGCTACTAATGAGCTTGTGTTAGCAAATGTTGTGAAGAATTTTAATTGGGAGTTGCCAAAGGGGCAAGATCTGGATATGACTGAATGCACTGGTTTAACCACTCACAGGAAAGTCCCTCTGCTTGCTGTTGCAACTCCTAATGTGATCCAAGAATGA